A single genomic interval of Dysidea avara chromosome 6, odDysAvar1.4, whole genome shotgun sequence harbors:
- the LOC136257700 gene encoding synaptotagmin-like protein 5, producing the protein MSDCDSISQIVRLISLTKEEEEAIRSVIEEELRLQQDEDDRLKQLRDDIDNLERKSEEYTDDTSCSYCGVQFGMIMNRGASCPICEKRVCKQHRLYGSSSDSWMCTLCDMRKRLHINEEVLDACVADVFYVSFTDELQDYNVKEQQCFEHLQQSKEKPQHRQRSFGSKRQQRQQKVEGKGNHTTVRSPTIPKHLHQTSTTKKQPQSTMCLNSTKPKITNITKSLLRSSIKCSSSYKGSNSQTTTQEHPVTDDKDETDVVTQETPSPLQDDKKSTLDKEEDEPLPKKINHTGNGKKAKKLVHIGELRVMIQFAPETSKSAKEKGRGSLNVWIQQARGLQTSCDQGTYLQCTVLPRGKYEKFKSAVVQCGSNPTYNTMYQFDRVTNVELSYDRVLEITIWEPHRNSNEFVGGVRLGPKPQPGNKNKWMDSVGSEVSQWEMMMADPNQWIDAWHPLRCLIRR; encoded by the exons ATGTCGGACTGTGATAGTATTTCGCAGATAGTTCGCCTTATTTCCCTTACTAAGGAAGAAGAGGAAGCAATCCGTTCTGTGATAGAAGAAGAACTCCGACTTCAACAAGATGAAGATGATCGTCTCAA GCAGTTACGTGACGACATCGATAACTTGGAGAGGAAGTCTGAGGAGTACACAGACGATACGAGTTGCAGTTATTGTGGGGTACAGTTTGGCATGATCATGAACAGAGGAGCATCTTGTCCAATATGTGAAAAGCGAGTATGCAAACAACACCGTTTATATGGATCATCCAGCGACTCCTGGATGTGCACGTTGTGTGATATGCGCAA GAGATTACACATCAATGAAGAAGTATTAGATGCTTGTGTTGCTGATGTGTTTTATGTGTCATTTACTGATGAACTACAAGATTATAATGTAAAAGAACAACAATGTTTTGAACATTTACAACAAAGTAAAGAGAAACCACAACACCGACAAAGATCATTTGGAAGTAAACGACAGCAACGACAACAAAAAGTAGAAGGAAaag GTAACCACACTACTGTCAGGTCACCAACTATTCCAAAACATCTTCATCAAACATCAACAACTAAAAAGCAACCACAGTctaccatgtgtcttaataGTACTAAACctaaaataacaaacattaCCAAGTCTCTCTTGAGATCAAGCATTAAGTGTTCATCATCTTATAAGGGCAGTAATAGCCAGACAACCACACAGGAACATCCTGTTACTGATGATAAAGATGAAACTGACGTTGTTACTCAGGAAACCCCATCTCCTTTACAAGATGACAAGAAAAGTACCCTAGATAAGGAAGAGGATGAGCCGCTTCCCAAGAAGATTAATCATACAGGGAATGGCAAAAAG GCTAAAAAACTGGTACACATCGGAGAACTGAGAGTGATGATACAGTTTGCACCTGAAACTAGCAAGTCAGCGAAGGAGAAAGGAAGAGGTAGTCTTAATGTCTGGATCCAACAAGCTAGAGGGTTACAAACATCTTGTGATCAAGGAACATACCTGCAATG cactgtgcTTCCTCGAGGAAAATATGAGAAGTTCAAGTCAGCAGTGGTCCAGTGTGGCAGTAACCCAACGTACAATACAATGTACCAGTTTGACAGAGTGACAAATGTGGAGTTATCTTATGATAGAGTACTGGAGATCACAATATGGGAACCACATCGTAACAGTAATGAATTTGTAGGTGGTGTTAGACTTGGACCCAAGCCACAACCTGGTAACAAGAACAAGTGGATGGATAGTGTTGGGAGTGAAGTTAGCCAATGGGAGATGATGATGGCTGATCCCAACCAGTGGATTGATGCATGGCATCCTCTACGATGTTTGATAAGGAGATAA